A stretch of Clostridium formicaceticum DNA encodes these proteins:
- a CDS encoding ECF transporter S component — METRKVVLGGFFIALGVLFPILFHTVSMAGSVFLPMHIPVLLAGFILGRKYGFFVGLLTPAISSFLTGMPPLMPTLPIMTVELSIYGLIAGLLVEKFQLNTIFSLIGAMVCGRIGALFTVFLMANLLGVVRLAPITWIKGAVVTGLPGMVIQVIFIPTLLYMLKNGLSRDMTHNLK; from the coding sequence ATGGAGACAAGAAAAGTTGTTCTAGGAGGTTTTTTTATTGCTTTAGGGGTACTGTTCCCTATTTTGTTTCATACGGTAAGCATGGCGGGGTCTGTGTTTTTGCCTATGCATATTCCAGTACTGCTAGCAGGGTTTATACTGGGGAGAAAATATGGCTTTTTTGTAGGTTTACTGACGCCTGCCATTAGTTCATTTTTAACTGGTATGCCACCTCTAATGCCAACACTGCCTATTATGACGGTAGAACTATCGATTTATGGACTTATAGCAGGACTTTTGGTTGAAAAATTTCAACTTAATACTATCTTCAGTTTAATCGGTGCCATGGTATGTGGTAGAATAGGGGCTCTATTTACAGTTTTTTTGATGGCTAATCTATTAGGTGTTGTACGGCTAGCACCTATTACCTGGATTAAAGGAGCTGTTGTAACTGGACTGCCTGGCATGGTTATTCAAGTGATTTTTATACCAACTTTGCTTTATATGTTAAAAAATGGACTTAGTAGAGATATGACCCATAATTTGAAATAA
- a CDS encoding class I SAM-dependent methyltransferase yields the protein MKAQVDFFNAVAHNWDNMITVNEEKIGYALEVAQIKPGHEVLDVGTGTGVMLPFILDKIGKEGRITAIDIAENMLKVVKEKFKGEDRINFLHGNIELEAIDKLFDVIICYSVFPHFSQKVETVKKLVEHNLKEDGKLLIFHSQSKEEINNIHKKADDIVAEDKLIDFLTQKNIFQRVGIPVLKGIDNEEMYLILIGKEASTIY from the coding sequence ATGAAGGCTCAGGTGGATTTTTTTAATGCAGTAGCCCATAATTGGGACAATATGATTACGGTAAATGAAGAAAAAATAGGATATGCCCTAGAGGTAGCACAGATAAAACCGGGTCATGAAGTATTGGATGTAGGAACGGGCACGGGGGTGATGTTGCCTTTTATTCTAGACAAAATAGGGAAAGAGGGAAGAATTACAGCCATTGATATTGCAGAAAACATGTTGAAGGTGGTAAAAGAAAAGTTTAAGGGAGAGGACCGGATAAATTTTCTCCATGGTAATATAGAACTAGAGGCAATAGACAAGTTATTTGACGTTATTATTTGCTATAGTGTATTTCCCCATTTTTCTCAAAAAGTAGAGACTGTTAAAAAGCTAGTGGAACATAATTTAAAAGAAGATGGTAAATTACTAATATTTCATTCTCAAAGCAAGGAAGAAATCAATAATATACATAAAAAAGCAGATGATATTGTAGCAGAAGATAAATTGATTGATTTTCTTACTCAAAAAAATATATTTCAAAGGGTTGGTATACCCGTCCTAAAGGGTATTGATAATGAAGAGATGTATCTGATTTTAATTGGGAAGGAAGCCTCAACAATCTATTGA
- a CDS encoding nucleotidyltransferase substrate binding protein: protein MEKEVRWRQRFENFDKAYKQLNAAILDFENLSVLEKEGLIQRFEYTFELAWKTLKDYLEAKEVNAKFPRDVIKAAFHYEVIKDGEVWMDMLEKRNLLAHTYDEERFHFAIKKIKEEYYEAISQVYNYLGEMR, encoded by the coding sequence ATGGAAAAAGAAGTCAGGTGGCGCCAAAGATTTGAAAATTTTGATAAGGCGTATAAACAGTTGAATGCTGCTATTTTAGACTTTGAAAACCTTAGTGTACTTGAAAAAGAAGGTTTGATTCAACGGTTTGAATATACCTTTGAGTTGGCTTGGAAGACATTAAAGGATTACTTAGAAGCAAAAGAAGTAAATGCTAAATTTCCTAGAGATGTAATAAAAGCAGCTTTTCATTATGAAGTTATAAAAGACGGAGAAGTATGGATGGACATGCTAGAAAAACGAAACTTACTAGCCCATACTTATGATGAAGAACGCTTTCACTTTGCTATAAAAAAGATTAAAGAAGAATATTATGAAGCTATATCGCAAGTATATAATTATTTAGGAGAGATGAGATGA
- a CDS encoding nucleotidyltransferase domain-containing protein — MNFGISSKSMEMIINTLMGKKEIEKAAIFGSRSMGNYKNGSDIDIVVYGTYITQEIVNQLSIELNELLPLPYYFDIVHYEALTHDGLKEHIDKFSKTFYNIKS; from the coding sequence ATGAATTTTGGTATATCATCAAAAAGTATGGAAATGATTATCAATACTTTGATGGGCAAAAAAGAAATAGAGAAGGCAGCTATTTTTGGAAGTCGTAGTATGGGGAACTATAAAAATGGATCTGATATAGATATAGTTGTTTACGGGACATATATTACACAAGAAATTGTAAACCAACTAAGTATAGAATTAAATGAACTGTTGCCTTTACCATACTACTTTGATATTGTCCACTATGAGGCTTTAACCCATGATGGTTTAAAAGAACATATAGATAAATTTAGTAAAACTTTTTATAATATAAAATCATAG
- a CDS encoding stalk domain-containing protein, producing MNAMMRKQRKSKISLLLVFVMLMGLLLPLGSVFSQGLEGQGVTVTDQVYKEGNGRDQPVTVATHVYDGNNKGSALEITLNLVGDSVPVAGQPVTVAAQVYNTGTSSLIALNVPLYLEDVAEPIGTEVIEELGSGAAETVSFLWTPAAAGFHNLRVVADGGYEATLTIQVFLPRPTTIEEMIAGIEGYLFSLNSDGEDGKPHLTMSLYPFALKATGLDASKFDLTADADTYNYITRLRNASEYNNNKWIDTLALADKVFDQIAKGEDPLSDIEELLGRQEDNGWFKDLKNNKDMKHNASTQARAILAIDAYYGADPDEEWPNAEEGTAKGRVGAILALIGEQYPKGSSGDTGGFLSYSFRSSLMPTFGNFQYSSSNLYGACDALVALSNYTDHPQIINTQTKETLGNAVKESIALGLEKIERDTRTFLNSYRVIPALIATNNDHLIDKYDLINVMLDKVQTNGSYKNNNNTTNLGVEYDTQQVLIALSDLLAGETAWKRIITPRAQNVKDVLADRNALGLPDAVTETIKLDLASVGPYGSTIKWYSHQPDVIDHEGMVTLPEAGRKRVTLTATISKGEIEKTRDFVITVDSQLKTRNELMLEKAVNAIGETYGTDLSNAGFKGAFALAAASLNLAEYSFYDVVGHKQGDLSQYSPQDYAEIILQLVLTEKNPYNHQGMNYVAELQNLEQQGNFGSMKDNIWALLALDAAGGTYDADLIKLIAEGIDENTPLATLGQALCGLASHRGLKPVDTAIEQAVARLESCQITEGPLAGMFFEDDEQYDFNLHAVITSGLTAVGEDLRENTEGSIKWIQSGQTPLDIFELYQLEDGSFKTDLTDTIGAINFDAVIALADMTAGNNVWSQAYLSPTDFQNLLTRAKTLIDQVLDLYTPQSGLALRNAYQEAVAANVPPGTIKGYGEKHFNLLTAINGLSMEFLPIFEDEGMYTPESFEKFKAKVTELYKTLSSEKATTEEVAEACGTVVEAYENLEPAAAAFSSAFFSQGATFAEPMAAMTATTFAMATTTATTDTQKQAQALLDKTMAAYHEYYGFDVSNGGYWRVFELASAGMDLAQYKLYDVTTHKNGLFNTYQATDYAAITLQLILTGNNPYDYQGINYVERLQACDKDNTGNFGAYGNNIWALMALDAAGAAYHPQLVTNVKNQAASEMFDTDMRGWALAAIQNHQDVIDAEEMKAIVNSFQNIQQKEGPLRGWFKLMNLRYNLSTHSAVVLGLNAAGVDLSAPEWTRDGQNPLDIIELLQREDGQFYFAFDSDVIENGGLLPGFNQDAIVALGDIVQGSNVWQRLALKPGHINDVLREAKDLLEGDLSIYTAASVNALQVAYANAITIPSGEVKGYGDRYYRLVAAIKGLDSNLIPAFTDQAKYTTGSFASFKTAVLDTRKLLEQPSTTALAVSQACETVGLAFKNLSTGSGDNPTNPGGPTDPTKPGDDITVTFTLLGGDAHGGNNGPIYIYKKNPGAFQRWISPTSVTVAADSTVYDVFTKVLKDNGYTYVGAESNYVSFIQTPGGLTLSEFSNGPKSGWMYIVNGTHPNVGLRNYVLRNGDNIIWHYTDDFTQEEGSEKWGGGGGGTVTTPEKPIEEIPIIEGQAEIDLEKRETVRISAQDVLELAENDFLTIFKEGIKVEIPMTNLITDAFKILEEETKALLEVTIKELTAAEKQEVLDKGKLGEDRGIFDIDGRIYDITLSIITADAGGNETRTKLIAYHQPVIITLDLSELNVSEEDMSQLTAVRYEVDEQDAIKVVKLGGEYDAETKLLRFYTNTLSYYGVAKARHLTKIQLAIDSLDAQVNGESIPLAQPATIINDRTMVPLRFIAEAMTAEVKWDGEEKKVTIIDQSQNKTLTLYVDQIHPELDTPPVIINGRTMVPIRYIAEQLGAYVLWHPDSQQIDIVR from the coding sequence ATGAATGCAATGATGAGGAAACAAAGGAAAAGTAAGATTAGTTTATTATTGGTTTTTGTTATGCTGATGGGGCTGCTGCTTCCTTTGGGTTCGGTCTTTTCCCAAGGATTGGAGGGGCAGGGTGTAACTGTTACTGATCAGGTTTATAAGGAAGGCAATGGTAGGGACCAACCTGTAACCGTTGCCACTCATGTTTATGATGGTAACAATAAAGGTAGTGCCTTAGAGATTACCCTCAACCTGGTGGGAGATTCTGTCCCTGTAGCCGGGCAGCCTGTCACTGTGGCAGCTCAGGTTTATAACACAGGCACCTCTAGTTTAATAGCACTGAATGTCCCGCTTTATTTAGAGGATGTCGCCGAGCCTATAGGAACTGAGGTCATTGAGGAGCTAGGCAGTGGAGCTGCTGAGACGGTGAGCTTCCTTTGGACACCGGCTGCTGCAGGCTTTCATAATCTCCGGGTTGTGGCGGATGGTGGCTATGAGGCGACCTTAACGATTCAGGTCTTTTTACCTCGGCCTACCACGATAGAGGAAATGATTGCCGGAATTGAGGGGTATTTATTTTCATTGAATTCCGACGGTGAGGATGGAAAGCCCCATCTTACCATGTCTCTATATCCCTTTGCATTAAAAGCGACAGGGCTTGATGCCAGTAAGTTTGACCTAACTGCAGATGCGGATACATATAACTATATAACTAGGTTAAGAAATGCTTCAGAATATAATAATAATAAATGGATAGATACTTTGGCTTTAGCCGATAAAGTTTTTGACCAAATTGCCAAGGGAGAGGACCCTCTTTCAGATATAGAGGAACTTCTGGGGCGACAGGAGGATAATGGCTGGTTCAAAGATTTGAAAAATAACAAAGATATGAAGCATAATGCTTCTACCCAAGCCCGAGCGATTTTAGCCATCGATGCCTATTACGGGGCGGACCCCGATGAAGAATGGCCAAATGCAGAGGAAGGTACTGCCAAAGGGCGGGTTGGAGCAATCCTAGCGCTTATAGGTGAGCAGTACCCAAAGGGTTCAAGTGGTGATACAGGAGGTTTTTTATCATATAGCTTCCGCAGTTCACTAATGCCTACTTTCGGAAATTTTCAATATAGCAGCAGCAACTTGTATGGTGCCTGCGATGCACTGGTAGCTTTATCTAATTATACAGACCATCCCCAAATAATCAATACCCAAACGAAAGAAACCTTAGGAAATGCGGTAAAAGAGTCTATTGCTTTAGGATTAGAAAAAATTGAAAGAGATACACGTACTTTTTTGAACAGTTATCGTGTTATTCCTGCTTTGATTGCAACAAATAATGATCATCTAATAGATAAATACGATCTAATAAATGTAATGCTAGATAAGGTACAGACTAACGGTAGCTACAAAAACAATAATAATACAACAAATTTAGGCGTTGAGTACGATACCCAGCAGGTTTTGATTGCCCTCAGCGATCTGCTGGCAGGAGAGACTGCCTGGAAGCGGATTATTACCCCTAGAGCTCAAAATGTCAAGGACGTCCTGGCGGATAGGAATGCTCTAGGCCTGCCGGATGCCGTTACAGAAACCATCAAGCTTGATCTAGCTTCTGTTGGTCCCTACGGTTCAACAATCAAGTGGTATTCCCATCAGCCTGATGTTATCGATCATGAGGGGATGGTAACCTTGCCGGAAGCAGGGCGGAAAAGAGTCACCCTGACGGCCACTATCTCCAAGGGAGAGATAGAAAAAACTCGGGACTTTGTCATCACCGTTGACAGCCAGCTTAAAACCCGGAACGAGCTGATGCTGGAAAAGGCTGTTAACGCTATCGGTGAGACCTATGGGACAGACCTTTCCAATGCAGGCTTCAAGGGTGCTTTTGCCCTGGCGGCCGCCAGCCTCAACTTGGCTGAATACAGCTTTTACGATGTGGTCGGCCACAAGCAAGGAGACCTCAGTCAATACAGTCCCCAGGATTATGCTGAAATTATCCTGCAGCTTGTTTTGACGGAAAAAAATCCCTACAACCATCAAGGCATGAATTATGTGGCTGAGCTGCAGAACCTAGAGCAGCAGGGTAATTTCGGCAGTATGAAGGATAATATATGGGCTTTACTGGCTTTAGATGCTGCAGGAGGGACATATGATGCTGATCTGATTAAGCTTATCGCTGAAGGAATAGACGAAAATACTCCTTTAGCCACTTTAGGACAAGCTCTGTGTGGTCTTGCCTCCCATCGGGGATTAAAGCCAGTGGATACAGCCATAGAGCAGGCTGTAGCTCGTCTGGAGAGCTGCCAGATTACCGAAGGACCTTTAGCAGGAATGTTCTTTGAAGATGATGAACAGTATGATTTCAACCTTCATGCCGTAATAACCTCTGGCTTGACTGCCGTAGGGGAAGACTTAAGGGAAAACACTGAAGGTTCAATAAAATGGATACAATCGGGTCAGACCCCCTTAGATATCTTTGAGCTTTATCAGCTGGAGGACGGAAGCTTTAAAACAGACCTTACCGATACAATCGGTGCTATCAACTTTGATGCTGTTATCGCCTTGGCGGATATGACAGCCGGCAACAATGTCTGGTCACAGGCCTATCTTAGCCCTACTGATTTCCAAAACCTCCTGACCAGAGCAAAAACATTGATTGATCAAGTGCTGGATTTATATACCCCTCAAAGCGGACTGGCACTTAGGAATGCCTATCAAGAGGCTGTAGCCGCTAATGTACCTCCAGGCACCATCAAAGGCTATGGGGAAAAACACTTTAATTTATTGACGGCTATCAATGGTCTTTCAATGGAGTTTCTTCCTATTTTTGAGGATGAGGGTATGTACACCCCTGAGAGCTTTGAAAAATTCAAAGCCAAGGTTACTGAACTTTACAAAACCCTAAGCAGTGAGAAGGCCACCACTGAGGAGGTAGCTGAAGCTTGCGGGACCGTGGTGGAGGCATATGAAAACTTAGAGCCGGCAGCAGCCGCTTTTAGCTCAGCTTTTTTTAGCCAAGGAGCAACATTTGCAGAACCGATGGCTGCTATGACTGCCACCACGTTTGCTATGGCTACAACCACGGCTACCACCGATACCCAGAAACAAGCGCAGGCTCTTTTAGATAAAACCATGGCGGCGTATCATGAGTATTATGGTTTTGATGTTTCCAATGGCGGTTATTGGAGGGTATTTGAGCTGGCCAGTGCAGGTATGGATTTGGCCCAATATAAACTTTATGATGTAACCACCCATAAAAACGGATTGTTTAACACCTATCAAGCCACCGATTATGCCGCTATTACCCTACAGCTGATTTTAACCGGAAACAATCCCTATGATTATCAGGGCATCAATTATGTAGAAAGGCTGCAGGCTTGTGACAAAGATAATACAGGAAATTTTGGAGCCTATGGCAATAATATCTGGGCGCTAATGGCTTTAGATGCTGCCGGCGCTGCTTACCATCCTCAGCTGGTTACAAACGTCAAAAATCAGGCTGCTTCCGAAATGTTTGATACAGATATGCGGGGTTGGGCTTTGGCCGCCATTCAAAACCATCAAGATGTCATTGATGCCGAAGAAATGAAGGCCATTGTAAATTCCTTCCAAAATATTCAGCAGAAAGAAGGACCACTGCGGGGTTGGTTTAAACTGATGAACTTAAGATATAACTTAAGCACCCATAGTGCTGTAGTATTAGGATTGAATGCCGCCGGTGTGGACCTGTCGGCACCAGAATGGACTAGAGATGGCCAAAATCCCCTGGATATTATTGAACTCCTGCAAAGAGAAGACGGACAGTTTTATTTTGCATTTGATTCAGATGTTATTGAAAACGGTGGTCTACTTCCTGGTTTCAATCAAGATGCAATCGTTGCTTTAGGAGATATTGTCCAGGGAAGCAATGTCTGGCAGCGTCTGGCTTTGAAGCCTGGTCATATCAATGATGTGCTTCGGGAGGCTAAAGATTTGCTGGAGGGAGACCTCAGCATCTATACTGCCGCCAGTGTTAATGCCCTACAGGTGGCCTATGCCAATGCCATCACGATTCCTTCCGGTGAGGTAAAAGGCTATGGTGACAGATATTATAGACTGGTGGCTGCCATTAAAGGGCTGGACAGTAATCTGATTCCAGCGTTCACTGACCAAGCCAAATATACAACAGGAAGCTTTGCCTCTTTCAAAACGGCAGTTCTGGACACCCGGAAACTATTGGAACAGCCCAGCACAACAGCATTAGCAGTGTCTCAGGCATGTGAGACAGTTGGACTGGCCTTTAAGAATTTGTCAACCGGCAGCGGCGATAATCCAACTAACCCCGGTGGTCCAACTGATCCAACTAAGCCCGGCGATGACATCACCGTAACCTTTACCTTATTGGGGGGGGATGCCCACGGTGGCAACAATGGACCGATATATATTTATAAAAAGAATCCTGGGGCTTTTCAGAGATGGATATCCCCTACATCGGTGACAGTTGCTGCCGACTCCACCGTCTATGACGTCTTTACTAAGGTATTGAAGGATAACGGCTATACCTACGTAGGAGCCGAAAGTAATTATGTTAGTTTTATACAAACACCAGGGGGCTTGACCTTGAGTGAATTCAGCAACGGTCCCAAAAGTGGCTGGATGTACATAGTGAACGGCACCCATCCCAATGTGGGACTAAGAAACTATGTATTAAGAAACGGCGATAACATCATTTGGCACTATACCGATGACTTCACCCAAGAAGAGGGTTCTGAAAAGTGGGGCGGCGGTGGAGGAGGAACTGTTACAACACCAGAGAAGCCTATAGAAGAAATTCCTATCATAGAAGGACAGGCAGAAATTGATTTAGAAAAGCGAGAGACCGTCAGAATTTCAGCGCAAGATGTTTTAGAACTAGCTGAAAATGATTTCCTGACTATCTTTAAGGAAGGAATTAAGGTAGAAATTCCTATGACAAACTTAATAACCGATGCTTTCAAAATACTGGAAGAAGAAACAAAAGCCCTGCTAGAAGTGACCATAAAAGAATTAACTGCTGCTGAAAAGCAGGAGGTATTGGACAAAGGCAAACTGGGAGAAGATAGGGGAATTTTTGATATTGACGGTAGGATCTACGATATCACCTTAAGCATAATAACTGCCGATGCAGGGGGCAACGAAACTAGAACTAAGCTGATTGCCTATCACCAGCCTGTTATAATAACTTTGGATCTCTCAGAATTAAATGTCAGTGAAGAAGATATGTCTCAACTGACAGCAGTGCGCTATGAAGTAGATGAGCAGGATGCTATCAAAGTGGTCAAGCTAGGGGGAGAGTATGATGCCGAAACCAAACTGTTGCGTTTTTATACCAACACCCTCAGCTATTATGGAGTAGCTAAGGCACGGCACCTGACAAAAATACAATTGGCTATTGACAGCTTGGATGCCCAGGTAAACGGTGAAAGTATACCGTTAGCCCAGCCAGCCACCATAATCAACGATCGAACCATGGTACCTTTGAGATTTATTGCAGAAGCCATGACCGCTGAGGTTAAATGGGATGGTGAGGAGAAAAAAGTTACCATCATTGATCAGAGTCAAAACAAAACACTGACCCTCTATGTAGATCAAATTCATCCAGAACTGGATACACCTCCTGTCATTATAAACGGCAGAACTATGGTACCAATAAGATACATTGCCGAACAACTGGGTGCTTATGTCCTCTGGCATCCTGACAGCCAGCAGATAGACATAGTTAGATAA
- a CDS encoding AAA family ATPase gives MRRSMAEDFKKIFDSITAEVGKQVVGQKENIQYVLMGIVCGGNILMEGAPGLGKTLLIKTFSRALNLPFSRIQFTPDLMPMDIIGTEIIRNTQEKMEISFEKGPIFSSLILADEINRATPKTQSALLQAMAEKTVTVGKTTYLLEEPFFVLATQNPIEMEGTYHLPEAQLDRFMFKVEMKLPKQKELLDIVDITVGEKTEVEIKEIASKEEIVEMKKLVYSVPVCDEVKNKAITILLNTHPQETQVTEVKDYVRWGCSPRGLQALILGAKAKALTEGRYHVALQDLYDIAPIALDHRLKLNFRGISDRVDGKDVILRILEQVM, from the coding sequence ATGAGGAGAAGTATGGCGGAGGACTTTAAAAAAATTTTTGATTCAATTACAGCAGAAGTAGGCAAACAAGTTGTGGGGCAGAAGGAAAACATTCAGTATGTTTTAATGGGTATTGTATGTGGAGGCAATATACTGATGGAGGGGGCACCGGGCTTAGGAAAAACCTTGCTGATAAAAACTTTTTCTAGAGCATTGAATCTACCCTTTTCAAGAATACAATTTACACCTGATTTAATGCCCATGGATATTATCGGAACAGAAATCATAAGAAATACACAAGAAAAAATGGAGATTAGCTTTGAAAAGGGACCTATATTTAGTTCTTTGATATTGGCAGATGAGATCAATCGTGCTACCCCTAAAACACAAAGTGCTCTGTTGCAGGCGATGGCGGAAAAAACTGTAACAGTGGGGAAGACGACCTATCTCCTTGAAGAACCTTTTTTTGTCTTGGCCACCCAAAATCCTATAGAAATGGAGGGAACCTATCATCTGCCAGAAGCCCAGCTAGATCGTTTTATGTTTAAAGTAGAAATGAAACTTCCCAAACAAAAGGAGTTGTTAGATATCGTGGATATTACGGTAGGAGAAAAAACAGAAGTAGAGATCAAGGAAATAGCCTCAAAGGAAGAAATTGTTGAGATGAAAAAATTAGTCTATAGTGTGCCGGTATGCGATGAAGTAAAGAATAAGGCTATTACTATTTTGCTTAACACTCATCCACAGGAAACACAGGTGACAGAGGTGAAGGATTATGTACGATGGGGTTGTAGTCCTAGAGGCTTGCAGGCTTTGATCTTGGGAGCAAAAGCAAAGGCACTGACGGAAGGAAGATATCATGTAGCCCTCCAAGACCTTTATGATATTGCTCCTATTGCTTTAGATCATCGATTGAAATTAAACTTCAGGGGTATTTCAGACAGAGTTGATGGAAAGGACGTTATTCTCAGGATATTAGAGCAGGTGATGTAA
- a CDS encoding DUF58 domain-containing protein: protein MEKFLREIEGLKITPRRKILQGSKGNTASYGLGTSTDFFEHRSYVPQDDLRKLDWKIYCRTKELYVRQFTEESQIHIKIILDASLSMDYGTYSKFQLAKQLAIGIGYLALKGLNLLTVVKLTHQSEVLAYKLNGLGNFYGFKKRMEGLACEGKTNYEGLLQTDVFYSGITFFLTDFLSEGYEKALDFLNVRGEETIGIHILAEEEKRPKLRENLRLVDIETGEKERIAVTKELYSIYQRKINSFLEDTKVNCSKRGIKYVFSETTKSPAKILFEAIGGI, encoded by the coding sequence GTGGAAAAATTTTTAAGAGAAATTGAAGGTTTAAAAATCACCCCTAGAAGAAAAATTCTTCAGGGAAGCAAAGGAAATACAGCGTCTTATGGATTAGGGACTTCTACGGATTTTTTTGAGCATAGATCCTATGTACCTCAAGATGATTTAAGGAAACTGGATTGGAAGATTTACTGCCGTACAAAGGAACTTTACGTAAGACAGTTTACTGAAGAAAGCCAAATTCATATAAAAATCATTTTAGATGCCAGTTTATCTATGGACTATGGCACATATAGCAAATTTCAATTAGCAAAACAGCTTGCTATAGGGATTGGCTATTTAGCTTTAAAGGGATTAAATTTATTAACGGTTGTGAAATTAACCCATCAATCAGAGGTTTTAGCATACAAATTAAATGGGTTAGGAAATTTTTATGGCTTCAAAAAAAGAATGGAGGGGTTAGCATGTGAAGGGAAAACCAATTATGAAGGGCTTTTGCAGACAGATGTTTTCTATAGCGGCATAACCTTTTTTCTTACGGACTTTTTATCGGAAGGCTATGAAAAAGCCTTAGATTTTTTAAATGTTAGAGGGGAAGAAACTATTGGGATCCATATCTTAGCAGAAGAAGAAAAGAGGCCTAAGCTGAGGGAAAATTTAAGACTTGTAGATATAGAAACAGGAGAAAAAGAAAGAATTGCTGTTACAAAGGAGCTTTACAGCATTTATCAAAGAAAAATTAATAGTTTTCTTGAAGATACAAAGGTAAATTGCAGCAAAAGAGGTATAAAATATGTTTTTTCAGAAACCACAAAATCTCCAGCAAAAATTTTGTTTGAAGCTATTGGGGGTATATAA
- a CDS encoding vWA domain-containing protein yields the protein MSFLNPMALWMLLTTIIVLIIYFKKQQEIELKVSSIKLWQEVLAEAEKIKISKVNQYLLLLLQLAIILLIVMALSRPIIYGGGQKESVTILLDNSFSMQAISQGNRHLDLAKEEGKEYIHGLSRDVVINLMTINESVSLLLEEGSKAQALAGIEAIVPSQKPLNIEAMETIKTSLLSNKIFITDKSIHEVEGVIKVGEDLYNLGIIDVKYDYYENMVICSIRNYGASEVEARLLITDEGGRKYRQRKVIEGKQKKDILIGLEMEPEILKVVLEIEDMLQQDNEFLLGVGKDYKKEVLLIGENDFIEKALKSIRGINWRKSDKMKEGYDLYIIGDHQKYETTKPVWYLKAEDFLGSEEKQGTEKLTIRGYETSAEMISIENPIALKEKEGFQRIIEAGEKPLTIAGIEENNKVIYSSMDLGKTNLPMTPFFPIYVEEMLYWLLDEDFSKNMEDVNNPPGDFMLGETDLYVSPQKSWVPAVMKPQNIFIYLAMLLLFIEWKVYKNVQG from the coding sequence ATGAGTTTTTTGAATCCTATGGCTTTATGGATGCTGTTGACTACCATCATCGTATTGATAATTTATTTTAAAAAACAGCAGGAAATAGAACTGAAGGTTAGCAGTATAAAGCTATGGCAAGAGGTTTTAGCAGAAGCAGAAAAAATTAAAATAAGTAAGGTAAATCAATACTTGCTGTTATTACTGCAGCTGGCAATTATTTTATTGATTGTCATGGCTTTATCAAGACCCATCATCTATGGAGGGGGACAAAAAGAAAGCGTCACCATCCTTCTAGATAACTCTTTTTCTATGCAGGCAATTTCACAAGGTAATAGGCATTTAGATCTGGCAAAAGAGGAGGGCAAGGAGTATATCCATGGTCTTAGCAGAGATGTTGTGATCAATCTTATGACAATCAATGAAAGCGTCAGTCTTCTGCTGGAGGAAGGCAGCAAAGCACAAGCATTAGCAGGTATAGAGGCTATTGTTCCTTCTCAGAAGCCATTAAATATAGAGGCAATGGAGACGATCAAGACATCGTTGCTTTCAAATAAAATCTTTATTACAGATAAGAGCATCCATGAGGTTGAAGGTGTGATAAAGGTGGGAGAGGACTTATATAATTTAGGGATTATCGATGTAAAATATGATTACTATGAGAATATGGTTATTTGCAGTATTAGAAACTATGGTGCTAGTGAGGTAGAAGCGAGATTATTGATTACAGATGAAGGTGGAAGAAAATATCGTCAAAGAAAAGTGATTGAAGGTAAGCAGAAAAAAGATATCCTTATAGGACTTGAGATGGAACCAGAAATCCTAAAGGTGGTTTTAGAGATTGAAGATATGCTGCAGCAGGATAATGAATTTCTACTAGGGGTGGGAAAGGATTATAAAAAAGAAGTGCTTTTGATAGGAGAGAATGATTTTATAGAAAAGGCACTGAAAAGTATAAGAGGAATCAATTGGAGGAAGTCAGATAAAATGAAGGAAGGCTATGATCTCTATATCATAGGGGATCATCAGAAATATGAAACCACAAAACCTGTTTGGTATCTTAAGGCAGAAGATTTCTTAGGGTCAGAGGAGAAACAAGGTACTGAAAAACTTACTATCAGAGGCTATGAAACATCAGCGGAAATGATATCTATAGAAAATCCTATTGCCTTAAAGGAAAAGGAAGGATTTCAAAGGATCATAGAGGCTGGAGAAAAACCTTTAACGATAGCAGGAATAGAAGAAAATAATAAGGTGATTTATTCTTCTATGGATCTAGGAAAAACAAATTTACCAATGACACCATTCTTTCCTATTTATGTGGAAGAGATGTTGTATTGGTTGTTGGATGAAGATTTTTCAAAAAATATGGAGGATGTAAACAATCCTCCTGGAGATTTTATGCTAGGGGAAACTGATCTTTATGTTTCGCCGCAAAAAAGCTGGGTTCCAGCAGTAATGAAACCCCAAAATATATTTATATATTTGGCAATGTTGTTGCTCTTTATAGAATGGAAGGTGTATAAAAATGTTCAAGGTTAA